The Triticum dicoccoides isolate Atlit2015 ecotype Zavitan chromosome 6A, WEW_v2.0, whole genome shotgun sequence genome has a window encoding:
- the LOC119316788 gene encoding vacuolar protein sorting-associated protein 29-like encodes MVLVLALGDLHIPHRAPDLPAKFKSMLVPGKIQHIICTGNLCIKEVHDYLKSLCPDLHITRGEYDEDAHYPETKTVTIGQFKLGLCHGHQVVPWGDLDSLAMLQRQLDVDILVTGHTHQFKAYKHEGGVVINPGSGTGAHSSITYDVNPSFVLMDIDGLRVVVYVYELIDGEVKVDKIDFKKTATMHG; translated from the exons ATGGTGCTGGTCCTAGCGCTGGGGGATCTGCACATCCCGCACCGTGCGCCCGACCTGCCCGCCAAGTTCAAGTCCATGCTCGTCCCGGGCAAGATCCAGCACATCATCTGCACCGGGAACCTCTGCATCAAG GAAGTTCACGACTACCTTAAAAGCCTCTGTCCTGATCTCCACATTACCAGAGGTGAATATGATGAGGATGCTCACTACCCAGAGACTAAAACAGTTACTATTGGTCAGTTCAAGCTAGGGCTATGCCATGGCCATCAG GTTGTTCCATGGGGCGACCTGGACTCCCTAGCGATGCTCCAGAGGCAGCTGGATGTGGACATCCTCGTCACCGGGCACACCCATCAGTTCAAGGCCTACAAGCACGAGGGGGGTGTCGTCATCAACCCTGGCTCAGGCACGGGCGCCCACAGCAGCATCACATATGacgtcaacccgagctttgtgctcATGGACATCGATGGCCTCCGTGTTGTTGTCTACGTGTACGAGCTCATTGACGGCGAGGTGAAGGTTGACAAGATCGACTTCAAGAAGACCGCCACGATGCATGGCTGA